A genomic window from Lotus japonicus ecotype B-129 chromosome 1, LjGifu_v1.2 includes:
- the LOC130710085 gene encoding uncharacterized protein LOC130710085: MAASSLRIACGGSNREIGMQKRCNCNLTRALPPSLIVVGGKNPRSVVRKGRLSAATVRVRGQGSLVSSRKRERGAKDAVEAQERLDRWMRDSVGEIVKNLREAPLLVQVFSERAPVAMEKKVVVEDWAAVKERWEAGEAPMPEGVIFVEELDEEEAAASTERTTRVWGVVVQGKGVGSGPVCYLLKTSQAGSGPGPGMGILSTHFCLIRVKSFRESARSQLKNCWLLQSQWQQH; encoded by the coding sequence ATGGCGGCGTCATCTCTCAGAATCGCGTGCGGCGGAAGCAACCGCGAAATCGGAATGCAGAAGAGGTGCAATTGCAATCTCACCCGCGCATTACCGCCTTCTTTAATCGTGGTTGGCGGGAAGAATCCCCGATCGGTGGTGAGGAAGGGGAGGTTATCGGCGGCGACGGTGAGGGTGAGGGGACAGGGGAGCCTTGTGAGCTCGAGGAAGCGGGAGAGAGGTGCGAAGGATGCGGTTGAGGCGCAGGAGAGGTTGGATCGGTGGATGAGGGATTCGGTGGGGGAGATTGTGAAGAATTTGAGGGAGGCGCCGTTGCTGGTGCAGGTTTTCTCTGAGAGGGCGCCGGTGGCGATGGagaagaaggtggtggtggaggattgGGCGGCGGTGAAGGAGAGGTGGGAGGCCGGTGAGGCGCCGATGCCGGAGGGGGTTATATTCGTGGAGGAGTTGGATGAGGAGGAGGCGGCGGCGTCGACGGAGAGGACGACGAGGGTGTGGGGGGTTGTGGTTCAAGGGAAAGGTGTTGGGTCCGGTCCGGTTTGTTATTTACTGAAGACGAGCCAGGCCGGGTCTGGACCCGGTCCAGGAATGGGTATATTGTCGACCCACTTTTGTTTGATTCGAGTGAAGAGTTTCAGGGAAAGCGCACGATCGCAGTTGAAGAATTGTTGGTTGTTGCAGAGTCAATGGCAACAACACTAG